TCAACCTGATCGGGaatctccgggggaaaccctagatctgggtctaccggatcggacgatgacggtgCCTTCGGTAtcgttctccctcctgggggcatcgttttggagcaagtgctggttggaggggacaagaggaggagcggtgattCATCTGGTCCATTGATGAcagcggatctcggcggcgtggcgaagtggagactcggcgcctgaTGAGCGGAGATGGACTCATGCAGGAGGGTGGCGCtgcctggcgtcgtggtggcgtcggcggcagctagaccgggcaaggttgatgcagcagtacagctctgaagatggattgttggcaggtggctgcggcagcctcatacccggcaggcgtcctggttgaggagcatgccggactggtgggtgcccatatccggcaggcgtcctggttgggacctcaagttttagatgttaggtttggctgtgaggtctatttggtattaggcccagactttcagcgccccttcatcaactggatagggatagcgacagatgttgcttagttggtggctttagtcttattgttgtatgactttgtaaggtcttgtgacaataattaataaaatggccgtatgcatcgtccagatgcagagaccgggggtcgtcctccttttctaaaaaaacgcaCAGGTCGTCGAAGATTGGGCTGGCCCGTTTCAACTAAATTTGTGTGCCtgtgtttcgttttcctttttccattttttatttaacttgaaataaaaatatactatatatatatatatattcagaaTTTAATTTTTTTCGAATATTCAAAAAATTAGCATTACAATATTTTATTCCTGTttttgaaaaaatagaaacttaaaaAAACTGGTTTcggaatttcttcaaaattttaaaaatgttgcCGTTTAAAAAAGATTCTATTTCAGAATTTTTCgagatttatttataaaaataATAGTTCCATATTGAGAAAATATTCCTTTTTTAGTGAAAAGTTCTCAAAAACAAAATAATGTTTGTGTCTAagaaaacatttttaaaaattgttctgaATGTTCTCCTTTTGAAAAGATCAATAATGTTGTGTTTTTATAGAAGGTTGATGGTTTCATCATATTGTTTTTGAATTTCAATAACTATTCCAGtttccaattttgtttgtgttttctCAAAAGTTTTATAGAATTTTCGAAAAATAAATGTCCACATTTTCTAAAACTGTCCgggctttcaaaaaaaattaacgTGAGCACTAAAATAATCAGAGGGAATAACCTGTTATAATTAAGGGACATTCATGCCTGATTATGCTCGTGAAAGACGATTTATGCATTGTAATTAGTAATCCATCCAGTTACACCGTCGTAGGAGAGTGGTCGAAGCAACCGTGTTCCGATGGTCGTCACATATCCACCAAATGAGGAGGCATGCACAACCCCGAGATGGAGGCGGACGCGAAAAAAAAAGGCATGAGTTGGGTGCTCGCCACCACGCCTACCAACCCCACCACTATCAAGATTTTCATGGTTCAAACATGTCCAGTGAGAAGATCGCAACTCCTTACTCTGTCACCTATCATTGCGGAGACCGTTCTTTTGGACACAATCGATTATCTTTTCTGTTGCTTGTCGTAAACAAaatatctctcccgttgcaacgcacaggcaggGGTGAGGTGCCCTCACGTGCCAACTGCAAAAAATAGCGTATAAATAAAATGCACTTGTAGTTTTTCACGTATTGCACTTAGCTTTTTTTTTGGATCCAGTTTTGCCTCAAGGGCGCTAGTTCGAGTTTGCTCAGCCCACATCCGTACGACAAAAAAGTATAATGAACGATAATGTCTATATAAATAGAACAAAACTGCAGTATTTTCATCAAGACTTTGCTAGCTTAGCCGGTCACCGTGTTTAGAATGATTTGTTGCATTATTATGAGTTCGAGTCCTGCTTCTACGGGACGAAACTAGAAGAGAAACAGAACACTAgcgaaaaggaagaaaaagaaaaaaaaacaaattgaACAAACAAAGAAAATCTAAAAGGGAAACAAAAACCAGACAGTAAAATGAAGACATAAAATAAAAACAAGAGCAACCCATCATTGTCAACAAATAAACAAAGAAGGAAATAAATGCCCGCATTTATTAAAATTTTAGCACTAAGAAGAAAATAATTAGGCAGGCCATGCGTGGTCCACATTGGGACATTCCGGAGGCATCCCCAAACCCTAACTGTCAGCACCTCTCCCTCGCCACTCCCCCCTCGTCGTTACTGGAGGAAGTCGTCGGGCGAAGTCCGCATGGTGGATGACAGTGAAATGGTTGGCGTCAGATCATTGCGGCGGCAGAGGGTGGGTTCACACGCATGAGGCCATGGAGATGGTCATTCGATGGTTTCTCTCCTCGGCTGCCAGCAATGCGGCCTCTCAGCCTTCCACTCGCATCCTTGAGGTGATGTGCATGTGGACCTCATCTTGGGTGACGGGGTGGAGCTTGGACAGGTGGCGCTGAATGGTGCTCGTCCCACAGCTCGTCCGATGACACGACCGGTGATGATCCCTATTGCGGCGCTTGGTCTTGGGCCTCCTCCACTCACTCTACTCCCTTGCCACCATCATCGGTCTACCCGGGGCGGCGATAGTTCTTTTATGCTCATGTAGCCTTCAATGGTGAGATATGATCTATGGGCGGCTTGAGAGAAATGGTATGGCCTTGCAGCAACGGTGATGGCATTTGTGGACGGTCCAACAGTCTCTGGTGGCAAGGTGACGATAGCCACAACCCCGTTCAAAGATACATGGGCAGCAACAATGGATTTCTATGAATGAATGTGGCGGTCCATCGCTAACGCGAGCGGGTGACCCCGTGGTCTTGCGCTGTAGGCAGTGGCGATAATTGGCCGGAGGTCTTCAGTTTAGATGGAAATGATGCGTATGTTTTGTCGTTCGATTCTTCCACAACATGCAAAGACGATGGTGAAAGAAGACAATATGGGACTGGCGAAGTGTCCTAAACTGGGATTTTGCCAGTACCGATGAACTTTCTCCATCGTCAAATCATCATCGCACAAGCGATGAAGGTGTTGCTTGGATTTCATGTGGATTTTGGTGGTTGGATCCAACAATGGCGACACTTGAGTGTCATACCCTTCCTGAAGAGTTCGCTGCTGGAGAATCTTTCTCATTGTCGTCGTGGTGTCAAGAGATGGATAGTTTGGATGGTGTGAGAGGCATTGCGTAGGATTATGTTTTAAAAATATGTGTGCATTGGCAGGCTGCATTGCGCTTTTTTTAAATAAACCTGTGTGTAAGGCATCACACACTGTTGTATTTTTATAACTGTGTGCGATGCGCATCTCAAGCTTTTCTCTTTTGCAAAAGTCATGTGTAAGTCATCACACACGGTTGCTTTTTCTAACCGTGTGTGATATTTGATATCACACAAGCTCTTTTCTGAACCGTGTGCGATCCAtacatcgcacaaagtttttgcGGAATGTGTGGATAGGAGGACTTAATAGCATGATTCTGCACTAGTCCGGactccttagagcatctccagccgttggcccctcaggGGGCTCGAAAAACGCTGTTGGGGGTGAACCGGCGTAAAAAATCGGTGAGGGGGCGATcgggttcccagccgccgcccctagggtcGCCCCAGAcgcttttcttaaaaaaaattgaacatAAAATTCTGCTAAAATTCGGTGAATGGGACAAATATTCGGCAAAACAGGACATTAACTTCGGCGACTTAAATAGTTTTTTACACAGAACACTTAAAATACTTAGGAAAAAAATAAAGGCCGTGACTACAGGCCGAAGAACGCGCTGAGCGTGGcgaagtcgccgccgtcgccgccgttgtcgtcgtcttctcctccttcacgcggccgcccctgctggaACCCTGCCCGGGGTCGCCCTGGCGGACCTCGGTGGCGGTGCGTTGTCATTGCTGTCGTCGTCGATAACGACGACACCTCCCTCGTCGCGTCCACGGCGCCGAGCAGCGATCTGCTATAGGGCGCGGCACTGGCGCTCCAGCTCCATCCGCGCCCAGTGTTCACGCGCCCACTTCAAGGCCGCCGCGTCCTCGAGCCCCGACTCCGTCTTCACGCCGGCGAGCCctggctccgtcttcacggcggcgagcctcggctccgtcttcggcttgacgatgCGGAGAgaagccgaggaggaggaggcgcgcccgccctcgttgatgacgatgccggcgctgcaggtgcgccggccgagcggtgTCTCCGCGGGCTCGGCTTTGATGTTGAACAACGCCGGCGACCCGGtggagtgggaggaggagcgggaggaagaagaagaggagccggTCCACCTCGGCATCCATTGGCCGCCGCTCCAGCGCGGGACCGGGGCGACAGGGTATGCTAACGGCGGCTTGTTGCCGCCCTTGAGGTACTGGAGGACGGCGTGGAGCGTGCGGCCAGGGGcaccccaccacaggcggcgggCGTCGCTGTTCTTCGTCCCCCGCACGACCTGCGTGTTGTTGGTGGAGGCCAGCCGCTCCGCCTGCCGGCGTTTGAAGTACACCGCACACGCCTGGTGGTTGCCGGCGGCGTACTCCGGGCGGGcccgctgctcctccgtcagcgaCGCCCGTATGCGCTCGACCTCGCCGTTGAAGTAGTCGGGGCGCATGATGTCAGGCAGTGGGGGGACGGGGACGCTCCCCgcgctgagcctccaccgcccTGGCGTGTGCATGTCGGGAGGCACCGGGATGTTCGCTTCATGCAGGAGGTGGGCTTCCCACTCGTgtagcgagcggcggccgaagccattggccgccGCCCCATTGCCGGGGAACCTCTCGCCCATCCCCATGGAAAACCGTGGCGTTGTGAGGACGACGAGGCGGGGTCGCTGACTCGGCAGGCCCGCTGTTCGTTCGCGCCAAAATCGATTGCCCCGGCGCCCCTCGGCGCGCCGGGTTTGGCCTgagtccgccggcaccagtttcggcCCAAACTGGCGAAAAACAGGCTCCTGGGGtgtgactgggccgatttttcggcgccggcgctaaAAAATGGCCTGCAGGGGGaggggctgttgggggcgcggctgaagTTGCACTAATTCCGTTGCTGTTTCACCATCTGCATCCCTTCTGGTTGTCAAGTAATCTTATGGTGCCTTCTCATTAATTTGTGTGCATGCAGCTGGATTCAGTTTCAaaagaaggaaaaggaaaagaacctTTGAAGTGGGTGGTTGTGCTGCGGATGGATATGTGGACTGACGACGTGATTAGCTAGCTAGTGTACTTCTCTGTAGCATGCATTTcaggacatgcatgcatgcataagtagGAAGGATGGTGAGAGTAAAGAAACAAACACGCGAGGTAGGGGGGCAGCTAAAGATTCAAGACTGGAAATATAATACATATATATCCAGGGATAGATGTAGTACATGATGAGGTGCTGCATACATATCATGGAGGAACACGCACGTACGTACGTACATTACATGGAGCGAGTTTGAGTGGCAACTCAACAATTTATTCTTACATAAATTGATACTATAACCATGGAGGCATTGAcagggcatgcatgcatgcatatgagTAGCTAGTTTAATTATTAATTGTTCTTGCATGCACTGTGATGTGTCATGCCCTAGGCCAGGTGATGGGGCCTGAGTCGCAGGAGCTGTCCTTGGGCCAGAGGATGAGAGAGAGGGCACCGACGACCTCATTCAGGCTTGACATGCCCAACTCGTTCTTGAGCTTGTCAGCCTCAGGCCCGTCGTAGCGTCCCTTTTTCTGGCGCGCAACAAGCACGGCGCAGGACATGTCGGACCATCTCACCACATACAAGGGTTTCTCGATCGTGGCGCCACCGGAGAGCCATTTGGGCTGGATGGAGGCTTGGATTGGCTTGAGGCGCGTTGCTTCGCAGAAGGTGACAGCCATTATGGCAAGGGCACGGGAGACGCAGCCGGTGTCGGCGCCAACCGACTGCTTGTACACGGCCAACTCGTGGAGCGCCCGGAGCGTGGTCTCCTTGCCGAGCACCAACGTGCCGAGGTTGGCGTGCCCGTTCACCAGCCCCCTGTAGCTGTCCTTGAAGGGGAGGATGGTGGCCCCTGGGATGAGGTTGCGGATGTTGGCGAAGGTGTGCCACTTCCCGGAGCTGTTGGCGAAGGCCTCGATGTAGAGGTTGTCATTTCGTATGGCGAGCATGATCTCGTCCTGGCCGTCTCCGCGGAGCTCCAGCATCAGCCACCGGTCAGGCTTCGGGGTGCTGGTTTGCCTGGCGAGGATCGGCAAGCCCTTCTCCTTGTACTTGCTGGTCCGGACGCCGAAGCTGTGCACCTCCGAAATCATGGCCTTGTAGCTTGAGATGGAGTTGGCCTCTCTGACGTTGACCACCTTGTGGTCTTTCGGGTACTGCCAAGCCCTGCCAATCAACAAAAATATGCACCCATCAGCAACATGGAtcggacaaggaagaagaaaaacacgTACGTACTAGACTAGAAGAAGCGAACAGAACCCAATCAATAGcaaggagtaggaggaggaggagctacTACTTACTGCCCGGGCTTCAACGGGTCAACGTCGAAGGCTGCACCGGGACTGGTGGGCACGGCCAGCAGCAGGAAAAGCAACGCCATCTCGGCGTAGTAGTGCATGATCGATCTCGATGGATCGTCTCCTAGCTAGCTTAGCTAGTTCGAAGAAGGATGTATGGGATAGGCTAGCGATAGGCTACTCCATCGTGTAGTGCATATATATAGCGTAGAGCGCATGCGTATGCAAGAGTTTCAGTGGATCCACCGTACCGGCCTTGCTGCTACCTGGGACAAATGTTAACTGCACGGTGCAAGTAAGAAAGCAACCAACCAACCCTCCGAGATCTCGCAAGTTTCTGTTGCATTGCATTGCAACACAATGGAAACAAGAGAAGCGCTAGTGCGTGCTAGTGGAGGTTTCTATTGCAAGCAAGGGAGAGTAGGTGGGTGGACAGTTTTCCCTCTTCATTTGTGCTGGTGCATCTGCCTACGCCCAGCTTCATTCTACGTTACTAGCTAAGCATTTCCTTAAGTATGTGTATGTATAGCCATCCTACTAATTAATATACTCCTTGAAAAATATATATACTCTTTCAAAGAAAGAAACGTAGTACTAGCTAGGGGAGGTATCTATCTATATATTGCAAACAAGGGAGAGAGTGGGTAGGTCTTCCTTGTGTTGTACTACTTGCTTGTATCCCATTCTAATTATGCACCACTACGTAAGAGCATCTCGATCGATCTACCCCTTCCCCTGGTATCCTTCCATTTTCTTACTCCCCAAAAAAgtcaacacacacatacatacatacatacatttcctTTTTTTTTCAAATGATTCATTTTTCATGGGGCCACCGTCGCTATAATTCagcatcatgcatatatatatatatatatatatatatatatatatatatatatatatatatatatatatatatatatatatatatacggtagCGCTAAAGTACACCCGAGCGTAGAATCGCTAATCGTGCGCTCCGGCTAGGTGGGCGGACTCGATGTCCGCGCGCACCAAATTAGCCAACCAACAAACCTCCCTCCGCTTGATCGTAAAAAGGATGGAAACCATCGTAAAATCAATAATTGATTACCTGGCTGCATAGACCAGCACGCCAGCCAAATTAGCTGACCACGTctcttttctcttttgctttagACCCTCGTAACGATTTGCAAAATACAGTAAAATGATTACCCCATTAGATTTGCCTCGCTAACTAGCCGGGTCAGTGACTTCTGTACATGCCAATTGTTGTTAGATTTGGGTATGTGGTAGTTTAATTACCACATCGTCATTACTAATAGTATTAAATTTTAGTTTTCCCCATTACTAGAAGTACAACGTGGCGTTACCATAGATTTATAATTGAGCCCAACTTGGCGTTACCATGAATTACTAGATGTACCACTTGTAGTTACCATACATGCAAAAGTGAACACAACGTGGCCACCCTCCATTCCAGAGAAATGAATAAATTACTGGAACTACTACTTTGGATTACCACATTTCATTCCCTCATAAAGGTGGACATAGTAAGCAGGTTACCATCGGTTACCACCAAATTAGAAACAAATAGAAGTGTGACCGTTGTAACGTGGTTAGTGTGTTTTACTGCATGTTACTCATGCTTTACGATCAACTGGGAAGCAACTGCACCGAGCGTGCGCGCGTTGAGTTGTTTAGAGGAGCATCGAGCGCGTGTTCTGGCCGAAGCGCAGAATAAGGAATATATATAGCTTTGCTAAAGTGAGCCTGAGCGTATTACTTTTATTCTACTAGCCGGTCAGGTACGCGCGTAACACCCAAGAAACCAGCGTGGGTGGGTTTCGTCTAATCACAAGGAAAAATTGAACCACCATAACAGACAAAAATGGATTACTATTCGTGCCTTTGCTCTAGTAATTTGGTAGCTGACCAGGGCATGCTGGACTGGACGTAAAACAACTTCGATTCCATAGTAATGATGGTAATGAAAAACACTAATTAGTGTGATCCTAACCACATGTATCATGGACTAGTAAAATCTTCTAGGAAATTACGACACACGACCATGTTTCTGCTATTGCTGTTAATTGTGGTAAAAACTACCTACACATTACTACATTCTCACTAGGAATTTACCATCCTCTCTAAGTACAACCATTTACACATGGTAATTGAAGTGGATTTTTTTCCGATGGTAACTGAAGTTGATCTATTTACTCGTAATACAGTTGCCGTAGAGTAGCAACATGCAATTCACCCGTAAAAAACAAAACTACATGCAATTCGCTCATAACACCATTACTAGAAGTGGTCATCCTCTATATAAGCGCCGTAGAGTAGCAACATGCAATTCACCCGTAAAAACAAAACTACATGCAATTCGCTCATAACACCATTACTAGAAGTGGTCATCCTCTATATAAGCAAAAAGATGGTCTGGTTTGGTGGATCGATGAACTCCTGCATGCACATAGTAAAGGTTTTACTAACAAGTGGGAAAAAGTGACTTGATTTCGCGAAGCGGGGACTGGTTTGTGCACATGGTAACCGTCTTAACTCTATTACCATATCTATCAAAAAGGTTTACGAAGAGGAGGAAAGAAAATTGCTGGTTTGGCGGCCCAGCGACCCACGCGATTTGGCCGGAGCGTAGAATTAGCATCTGCGCTCAGGCTTAGTTTAGCGtgaccgtatatatatatatatatatatatatatatatatatatatatatatatatatatatatatatatatatatatatatatatatatatatatatatatatatatatctgtagcGTGCGTGGCCCAACTCCCATCGTCTCTTTATTTGATTATTCAACCAAAACCACCCAGGAACCTTCATCCCATCTGGTCCAACGTGACGAAAATACAGAAAAATACACAACGACATATGCACGTACTTACGAGTACATGTGTTCGATTTTTCTAGAATACGCTTATATTAAGAGGAGAAGAGGGTAAGATACCCGTCCACCATTGGCTAGTATTGTGTATTACTACATGTCTATGTTCTTGCTCCTAAGACTTTCATCGTAAAGTTGGACAAACATAGAGGCCGCTTCTTTTGGCAAGGCGATGGGGGAGGAAGAGATACTATATGGTGAAATGATCTCGTGTTTGTAGATAAAAAAATAAAGGTAGTATGGGAGTTAAATATCAGTACTTTTTTTATTGGACTAATCGACATGTAAATAGTAACCATGACAATTGCAGTATGCAACTCATACCGATACATAAGCATGTTAGCACGTGCAATACATTGAATCGAAACATCTTTGAACATAGGATATACAGCTAGCACATGAACGAGTAAATGAGGGATGAACAAATCATACCCTTCGGTCGGCCAGGCCAacacggcagcggcagcagcagcctcggcATCTTCCGTGGCCTTGTTCATGGCGGCGGTGTCGGCCATGGTGTCAATGCTGTGGAAGTAGTGAAAGCAGAGAAAGACGGATATGGGAACGGACCGGGAGCaatcgcgtcgagacgctccccgaAAACCTTATTACCGTTCTCCCGGGCATTGATCTCGAATGACAAGGTTTCGCAGGCAACTGCTCTTCCGACCAACCGTCCACGCGGTCGTCTGGATGGGATCCCCGGAAGCAGCACAGACAGAGAAACAGTAGAAAATCCATAGGCCAGCGTCAGCAAAGCCCACGGTGCAACGTCTCGGACAGTGGCACTTCCATTAACCATTCCTGACCGATAAAAATAAGACTCCGCTCGGCGTGGCGAGATGggcagcggcggaggaggaagagcaCGTGTACAACTGCACTTTCCAAGCTCCCAATGGCATGTGGTGGAGTaccccttataaaggggtctcactCTTACTACTGAAACAATATGGTACTAAATTTTCCACCACTTTCATGCACTTAAATGGGCCTTGAAGATTAACCAAGTATTATTGTCTTATATAGGCCAATGCCCATCTATAATCCAACAAAGACTTAATGGCAGATTTTATTCATATGGTAAAACACTTGCATCATTTGCTATTATAGAAACAAGAAATGAAGGAGGCTCCTCTAGCCAAATAGAAGGAGAAGAgtgtgacgcccttgattcaatcatacactaatcatacacgcaaatgtgtacgatcaagatcaaggactcacgggaagatatcacaacacaactctagacacaaattaaaataatagaagctttatattacaagccatggggctcgagggctcgaatatataagatcgaatacacaagagtcagcggaagcaacaatatctgagtacagacataggttagacaagtttgccttaagaaggctagcacaaaagcaacatcgatcgaaaaggcaaggcctcctgcctgggagcctcctaactactcctggtcgtcggcggtctccacgtggtagtaggcaccctcggggtggtAGCAGTCGTCGGTGGggtcgtctggatcctgggctccaccatctggttgcatcaaccagaaagaagaaagaagggggaaaagggggagcaaagcaaccgtgagtactcatccaaagtactcgcaagcaaggatctacactacatatgcatcagtatcaatgaaaagggttgtatctgtggactggactgcgaGAATGCCAgaaaagaaggggaaagcctagcctatcgaagactagcatcttctggaaaccatcaTCTtgtagcaacaggagggagtagagtagcataaagtaaagtagtagtgcATGATCAATCTCGATGGATCGTCTCCTAGCTAGCTTAGCTAGTTCGAAGAAGGATGTATGAGATAGACTACCGATAGTGCATATATATAGCGTAGAGCGCATGCGTATGCAAGAGTTTCAGTGGATCCACCGTACCGGCCTTGCTGCTACCTGGGACAAGTGTTAACTGCACGGTGCAAGTAAGCAAGCAACCAACCAACCCTCCGAGATCTCGCAAGTTTCTGTTGCATTGCATTGCAACACAATGGAAACAAGAGAAGCGCTAGTGCGTGCTAGTGGAGGTTTCTATTGCAAGCAAGGGagagtagtgaaggaaatatgccctagaggcaataataaagttattatttatttccttatttcatgataaatgtttattattcatgctagaattgtattaaccggaaacataatacatgtgtgaatacatagacaaacaaagtgtcactagtatgcctctacttgactagctcgttaatcaaagatggttatgtttcctaaccatgaacaaagagttgttatttgattaacgaggtcacatcattagttgaatgatctaattgacatgacccattccattagcttagcacccgatcgtttagtatgttgttattgctttcttcatgacttatacatgttcctataactatgagattatgcaactcccgtttgccggaggaacactttgggtgctaccaaacgtcacaacgtaactgggtgattataaaggagcattacaggtgtctccaaaggtagatgttgggttggcgtatttcgagattaggatttgtcactccgattgtcggagaggtatctctgggccctctcggtaatgcacatcacataagccttgcaagcattgcaactaatgagttagttgcgagatgatgtattacagaacgagtaaagagacttgccggtaacgagattgaactaggtattggataccgacgatcgaatctcgggcaagtaacataccgatgacaaagggaacaacgtatgttgttatgcggtctgaccgataaagatcttcgtagaatatgtaggagccaatatgggcatccaggtcccgctattggttattgaacggagacgtgtctcggtcatgtctacattgttctcaaacccgtagggtccgcacgcttaaagttacgatgacagatatattatgagtttatgcattttgatgtgacgaaggttgttcggagtcccggatgagatcacagacatgacgaggagtctcgaaatggtcgagacataaagattgatatattggaatcctatatttggacatcggaagtgttccgggtgaaatcgggattttaccggactaccgggaggttaccggaccccctcgggagccatatgggcctagatgggctttagtggaaaggagaaaggggcagcccaaggtggccgcgcgcctcccccctccccctagtcctattaggactaggagaggtggccggccccccttctctctctttccccctcggggaatcctagtccaactaggattgggggggagtcctactcccggaaggagaaggactcctcctgcgccctcctcctggccggcgcccccctcccccttggctcctttatatactgaggtagatgcaccccagaaacacacaagttgatccacgtgatctattccttagccgtgtgcggtgcccccagccaccatattcctcgataatactgtagcggagtttaggcgaagccctgctgctatagtgcatcaagatcgtcaccacaccgtcatgctgacggaattcttccccgacactttgctggatcggagtccggggatcgtcatcgagctgaacgtgtgctcgaactcggaggtgccgtagtttcggtgcttgatcggttggatcgcgaagacgtacgaccacttcctctatgttgtgtcaatgcttccgcagtcggtctgcgtgggtatgt
The sequence above is drawn from the Triticum aestivum cultivar Chinese Spring chromosome 7A, IWGSC CS RefSeq v2.1, whole genome shotgun sequence genome and encodes:
- the LOC123148186 gene encoding protein synthesis inhibitor II-like → MHYYAEMALLFLLLAVPTSPGAAFDVDPLKPGQAWQYPKDHKVVNVREANSISSYKAMISEVHSFGVRTSKYKEKGLPILARQTSTPKPDRWLMLELRGDGQDEIMLAIRNDNLYIEAFANSSGKWHTFANIRNLIPGATILPFKDSYRGLVNGHANLGTLVLGKETTLRALHELAVYKQSVGADTGCVSRALAIMAVTFCEATRLKPIQASIQPKWLSGGATIEKPLYVVRWSDMSCAVLVARQKKGRYDGPEADKLKNELGMSSLNEVVGALSLILWPKDSSCDSGPITWPRA